The following proteins are encoded in a genomic region of Pelecanus crispus isolate bPelCri1 chromosome 26, bPelCri1.pri, whole genome shotgun sequence:
- the ATG101 gene encoding autophagy-related protein 101, whose translation MNCRAEVLEVSVEGRQVEEAMLAVLHTVLLHRSTGKFHYKKEGTYSIGTVGTQDVDCDFIDFAYVRVSSEELDRALRKAVGEFKDALRNSGSDGMGQISLEFYQKKKSRWPFSDECIPWELWTIKVNVVNLANEQERQICREKVGEKLCEKIINIVEVMNRHEYLPKMPTQSEVDNVFDTSLKDVQPYLYKISYQITDSLGTSVTTTMRRLIKDTLAL comes from the exons ATGAACTGCCGTGCGGAGGTGCTGGAGGTGTCGGTGGAGGGTCGGCAGGTGGAGGAGGCCATGCTGGCCGTGCTCCACACCGTCCTGCTGCACCGCAGCACCGGCAAGTTCCACTACAAGAAGGAGGGCACCTACTCCATCGGCACCGTGGGCACCCAGGACGTGGACTGTGACTTCATCGACTTCGCCTACGTCCGCGTCTCCTCTGAGGAGCTGGACCGGGCCCTCCGCAAGGCCGTCGGGGAGTTCAAG GACGCGCTGCGCAACTCGGGCAGCGACGGGATGGGGCAGATCTCGCTGGAGTTCTACCAGAAGAAGAAGTCACGCTGGCCCTTCTCGGATGAGTGCATCCCCTGGGAGCTGTGGACCATCAAGGTGAACGTGGTGAACCTGGCTAATGAGCAGGAGCGGCAGATCTGCCGGGAGAAAGTGGGTGAGAAACTCTGCGAAAAGATCATCAACATCGTAGAGGTGATGAACCGCCACGAGTACCTGCCCAAGATGCCCACCCAGTCGGAGGTGGACAATGTCTTTGACACCAGCCTGAAGGATGTGCAGCCCTACCTGTACAAGATCTCCTACCAGATCACGGACTCCCTGGGCACCTCGGTCACCACCACCATGCGCCGGCTCATCAAGGACACGCTGGCTCTGTAG